The genome window gccaggCACTAGATCAAGGTTTTATCTCACTTTAATGAAAGAGGAAGTTTGGACAGGGAATCGATTTTACCAACTGCTTTCAAGCAGCATTTATTGCCATTTTACTGAAATGGAATTTGGAGTCTGCAGATTGCTATCTGTGTTGCACATTGGGTAGAAGGTGACGGAGTGATGAGCAGGGTATTAAAGGTCAACATAAGCAAAGCAGATCCTGAGAAATCACTCATTTCTCCTCATGCCATGGGAAACGTTCTCAACCTCCTTCATGAACCGAAGGCACAGCTCCTCCTGCCATGGCAAAGCCACACATTGTACAGCCACAGGCAGTCCCACGGCTCCTTCCACAGCCTGCAAAAATTAAGTGTGGTGTTGAGTCAGAGCACACTGTGGGCAGTGCCATCTTTTGACAgtacagaaagtggaagaaagATATACAAGGAGACAGATGTCATCATAAGATGGAGAAAAGACAATATGCCAGGGGTGCATATTGTCATGGCCTTCTGCTAAGACTTTCTCTGCTCACCTCTTTCAGTCTCTTATCCCAAGGGTCCTCGTAGTGCCCTCGGTAATGCTTCAGTTCTTCTTCATCAGCTCTTGTGACTGTGCTGACTGGCACCACTCCAGCAGGGAAGTTTAAGACGTTGTATAAATTGGTGTAGGAGGTTGCAGCTGGAAAAGATCACACAGAACATGCAAATTGGCAAAATTTAAGTGTGCTGGGCCAGTGAAGACTTTCAGATGATAATTCAGTTTGAAGGAATTTTGGACTGGAGTTGCTGGCCCTAAAGAGACCATGGGACTCCTGGTGGGGAAGTTTGAGGCCGCATGGTGGATATTAGCTCTTCTTTGAGAGAGATAGATATGAGTATTTAATCTGAGGCAGACGAAATCTGAACTTGTCTTTCACACTTCAGGGTAAAATCCTAGTATCCAGGCCTGTAACACCATCCAGGGCACTTCTagggcagagagctgcagttAGAGGAATGGAGGACTCTGGATGTTTCCTGGAAGCTATCAAATTGCCTCTTTCTGCAAGTGAAAGGCAACTTCTCATGTCTGCTCCTTGCAAAGTCTTGGGGAACATAAGATGGCCACATTCAAAAGAACTTGTCTTGAGATAAGGACTGCCACCACTCTAGCAGCTCTCCTCACGTGCACTTTCAGAAGGTCAGATGACACAGGGGAAGCTCACCCAGTATCTACTGGGACTGATGTGTTACTAAATGCTGCCCATAATAATCCAAACATCTGCAGCTCAGATGAAGTGGGAACATGAGGAGACACACTGAGTGGAGAATTCCCTGCACTAACTTCCTCTGAGAGAAGAGCAGACACTACACACAGTCTGAGGAATGTACAAGAGACCTAACatcttgctgctgctctgcccacaAACAATAACATAGATGCACCCATGAGATGTCTCAATGGAGATTACCAAACAGCTTCCCAGCGTAGCCATGGTTAAAGGCTGGACCAAGTACAGGACAAAGAATCACATCCAGTTTTTGCTTCCTCCATTTAGCAATGAATTCAGTGCGGTAAACCTAGAGGGAAAGACAGAGCAGATGACAACCAATGCCTGGCAGATCAATGTCTATAGTatggaaaagggggaaaaaagcatgcTTAGATAACTTAGATAAAagtgaaaagtgaaataaaatctgaGCTGTACTTTGACAGAGCCagcaggttttgttttcctctcccagGTCTATTCTGCCCAGACATAGTCATTGATGTCAGGTGGGCATTTCAGAGTTTACAGCTTTCTTTGCATGATTACCAGTCCTTACgcacagttttgtttttgcatttgatTGAGAGGAGATCAACAGTAATTCAAATGAAAGTCCATTTCCTAAAAGCTTTGTTAGTTTGGAAGAAGAATCTAGAGTCTACTGAACATCAGGCAATGAATGAATCCATTCTCAAAATGCTGCTCCACTTGTCTTAGTAAATCAATATGGATGGACCATACGGCTACTTGAGCAGCCTCagtggtactgagggacatgggaaGGTGGGGATAGGTTGGGattcttagaggtcttctccaaccttagtgattttatgattctattttttatCTGTTCTCAAATTCCATATGCAGACTGAGATCATTCTGCTGAAAGTTTGACGAAACAGAGTGTTTCCAGGAAATGCAGTGCAAGTAGTCTCATGTTTTCCTGAGAGGAAAGCTGGTAGCTAGCCAAAAATTTTGGATAACTCTTGTTtgtaataaatgaagaaaaaaaaaaatccaaaatacCTTTGANNNNNNNNNNNNNNNNNNNNNNNNNNNNNNNNNNNNNNNNNNNNNNNNNNNNNNNNNNNNNNNNNNNNNNNNNNNNNNNNNNNNNNNNNNNNNNNNNNNNctttttttttttaattaaatctgaGGTGTTGCAACCATCACAAATACAATACAGTAGTTCATAGTCATGGTAAATGGAATTTCACATTGAGTATAGCCTGTCTGTAGAGATAGCCATGACCTTGGCTCAGAGTAGCCTTCGAAACTCTTAAGACAAAAATTAGTTTTGGAAAAGAGGTTATTCTTCTTTGAGGCACGTTATTTCCTTAGTTTATCAAAAAAGGATGTAAAAGTGTGTTCAGGAATGCTTGTACCTGTTGAGGTCTGTGTCCTTTTCTTTACTCTCCTACAGTCTTAGCAGACAAATAGAGAAGATGAATCACACTGGCAATATCAAGAGAATTGGCAGAAGCTAAGTAGGGCTTTCAAGTGAGACAGTGATCCGAAGATATGTGGTATCATAGGTGTGGGGCTGAAAGGCTCTGGATAAGGCACATAATCCATCTTGATGTATTGAAGTAGAGGATGTTAGACCTAAAGCATCTGTTTGAGTAATCCCCACAGAGCACTGGAGCCCTCACGAATGCTCGAGACACCTTTTCCAAAGCATCACTGTCTTTGTGCTTAGAAAATGCTCTTAATAtgtaacctaaatcttccttaCGGCTGCATAAGCCTGTGTCTTTTCATCCTACTGCTTATGTGTTTGAAGACCAGATTATTCCTTTCTTTAACAACCTTTGACAGATTTTGGGGCTGTCATATATCCCTGGTGTCTTCTGCGGATTTTGTATCCTCATGTTTTTGATGTCTCTTGGCAGAACTGGGTCTTTGCATCTTTTCTTATTTCGGATactctttccctccccccccagttcttttcatattttctgatGTATGGTAGAACTATTCTGCAGGGCACCATTAGAACCCTAAAGGATGTGCCCTGAGCTCAAATCTTGGACCAGAATGAACCTATCTTGATAGAAGGTGACTGATAAGTTACTTGGGAATCTGACTGTTTATACTGTGTGCTGAGTGCATTGCGTGTGGTGGCTGAATCCTTTCCCTGTTTGCTGTCCATGCCACTGGTCTGGTGTTGCTCAGCAGTTGAGAATGCTGTTGGTAGTTTGAGGAAGGGCTGAATTTCTCTGCTGAGGAACTGGGCTTTGATAGCTGTGATCATTCTTTACCCCTCCAAATTTCATGAACAGCAGTTGGGAGCCTCACAGAGATGGCAGGCTATTCTGGTTTCTGTATAATGAGCTAATGTAGGTGCTTCGTGTGGATGGTGGGTGTCCAGCCTTTGCCATGTGTTTGATTATCACAGGCTTTTGGAGATTAGATGTCAAAACTTTGTGTTAAGCATGAATAACGTTGATTAAATGGAGTTTTTGATGTCATTTAAGCgtctgattttcatttccctccttGCAGGTGTTTAATCCGAAGAACTTCAGACATTCTCTCCAAATACCTGCCAGTGAAGATAGAGCAGGTGGTCTGCTGCAGGTACTGGAAAGCATGTGCCCTTGCCTGAGAGAGGGGAGGAGCAACTAAATAGCTGCAGAAAGCCCTGAATTCTATGCTTGTGGTGACCGTTTCCTTCTAGGAATGAGATTGTAACCATTAGCATTATGTTGCTTTTCCACTTGAAGCGGGGGGGGCCAACTCAGAGCTGATGGTTTTGCCAAGTGACTGgcatgctgtgtgcagctgtggggcagcagaTTCCTGGGCTGTGCAGAGTGTCTGTGAACTTTTCTTCCAGCTCTGGGCTGAAATAACAACACTGCACCATCAGTCACGGAGGCAGTTTTTAGGTTATTTGGGAtgtagctaaaaaaaaaattgtgtgcTCAAGTTAAAAATGAAGCCACGGTATGGAGGAGGAAAGATGGTGTTGGTGGAGTGATTGCAGGGCTCTTACTCTTTTTCAGACTGACACCTTTGCAGGCTGAGCTGTACAAGAACTTCCTGAAGCAAGCCAAGCCAGTGGAGGAGCTGAAGGAGGGCAAGATCAATGTGTCATCTCTCTCTTCCATCACTTCCCTGAAGAAGCTCTGCAATCGTGAGTTGTTCCACTCGTGTAAAGGGTTCGGTTTTTATGCTGTTGGTGGATTTTTGGGTCTTCAGTGTGCACTCCACAGACTTTGAGTTGTTTGTTCTCCAGACCCTGCTCTTATTTATGATAAGTGtgtggaagaagaagaaggttTTATGGGAGCTCTGGATTTGTTCCCTGCTGGCTACAGTACCAAATCTGTGGAGCCCCAGCTTTCAGGTACTGTGGAGCTCAATAGTAGAGATGTTCTGCCTAATAAGTAATCATGAGAGTATGTTTATTGTACTGTTAAGTGATCCTTCCAAAGTCAGGAATTTGGGAACTTCTCTTCtagcttgctttcttctttcctttttatctaGGAAAGATGCTGGTTTTGGACTACATCCTTGCTGTTACAAAAAGCACCAGTAACGACAAGGTGGTTTTAGTGTCTAACTACACTCAGACACTGGATCTATTTGAAAAGCTCTGCAGGAACAGAAGGTTTGTCTTTGGGCTTTATTTGTCTAATCTTGCAGGACTGTACTTGCAGCCTACACTGCAAAAGAAACTGgctatttttaaagtttttgtCAGCAGGAACTTCTGACCTGTAATGTACCTCAGATGTTCCTGAATTGGAACTAATATGGCTTGTGTTCTGGCTACTGAGATTACTTGGCAGAAAAGTTTTGGCCCCTATGCAAAAGCTCTTAAAGCTTTGTTGCAAGGCAGTTTGTggaacattttttctcttatgcGTAGGATGCTTTAAAGGTCAGAGCAGTCAAATTGCAGTAAGTGTTTTATATTCTAGGTATTTATATGTCCGGCTGGACGGCACCATGTCCATTAAGAAGAGAGCAAAGGTTGTGGAGCGATTTAACAGCCCCTCAGTAAGTAGAACCTAATAGATATGGGCAGTTTTCCTGCCTCTACTTGGAGTGTGAGTAAAAGTGTTAGATGCCTCTGTTGTTTAATCCAAGCCTGCCTTTCTCCACAGAGCCCCGAGTTTATCTTCATGTTAAGCAGCAAAGCAGGTGGTTGTGGTTTGAATTTGATTGGGGCTAACAGACTGGTTATGTTTGACCCAGACTGGAATCCAGCTAATGATGAACAGGCCATGGCTCGTGTGTGGCGGGATGGCCAGAAGAAGACCTGCTACATCTATCGACTGCTTTCAGTGAGtctttgtcctctcctcctctgcaTGGGGTTCTTGGTGCtagcccaggctgcagcagatGTAATTGGGACCAGAAGGGAGACAACACTTTTGTATCAGCAACCAAGACTGAGTGGAACTTGGTTGCTTCCTACCTTTAGATATATTGCCATGGAAAAACAATGAGATTTAAACTGGGAGGTCATTATTTCAGGCCTTGATTTCTAATAATGTTTGGCTTTTGAGAAATAGAAATGATAGAGACTTTCCAGATTACATATTTTTTTGAAATCATTAAGGTATCTGACTTCTTTAATTTTTGGGTTGTCTGATGCTGAAGTTGCTGCTTACCGATCTGGCTGTGGTCTGTTGTGGCTGGGCATATATCTACTTAATAAAAAGTGACTACATTCCCAGAACTACAGAAGCTTTTGGAATGAGGCTACCAGTTAATGGGGAGATGCTTTGTAAGGAGAACAATGAAGATGACTAGTACTTTCAGAAAAGTACTAGCACTTTTCAGACTTGgtggttggagattcatgatccttgaggtcccttccaaccctggccattctgtgatttcaggcTACTGCTGTAACAGTTTGTCAGGGAGTATCAGTAGTGATTACTGCTCGGAAATGTCTTTTATGTGCCTTTGTTTATCTTCCCCTTTCAGTTCCCTTTAACTTCATCTAGTTAaggatgtctttttttctttaaacttgtGATCCTTGATAAATTATGATTTCACTTTGACAAAACATCTATATCTCAGTTGGATCCACTGCTGTGGCCATAGTGAAAGACAAGAGAAGCAGTGTTGGGTTAGATCAGTAACAAAAAGGGAAATGGTAGGAGTGCAGCTAGTAGCACTTTCCTCTCATCTGTACTGGTCTGATAAGACACTCTGTGGTCCTGACTGCTGCTTGATCAGTGATGCTTCCCAGCATAGTGTTCTGCACTGGCATCCCAACTATGCTTCATCTCTGACCTTTTCTGTAGACAGGGACCAtagaggagaaaatatttcaacGCCAGACCCACAAGAAGGCACTCAGCAGCTGTGTGGTGGATGAAGAGCAGGATGTAGAGAGACACTTCTCGCTCGGGGAGCTCAAGGAGCTGTTTGCATTGAATGAGACCACCACCAGTGACACCCATGACAAGTGAGTATATGATACAGTAATGGCTGGAGTCAGCAGAGAACTCCAAGCTTGGTTTACCAATTCAGAGATTCTTTAGTTAGCAGGAGGAAGTTCAAGAGAGAGGGCCCCAAGTGTCTCTGCTTCTGAAGCTGTTAATCATCTGAAGATTAGCACTTCCTTGCTGTCTTCCTTTTTGTTGTGTTAGAAAAACTGCCCTGACTGAACAAGTGAGCAAGGCGTCTTGTTGACTGTTTGTGCTTGAAGGCTGTGAAATACTGCTGTTCATTAACAGCTCTGAGCaaattttcctttcaagttGGTAGAGTTCTTTGCCAGTACTGCTCCTGGTAGTGTGACTGGCTTCCGAACGCCAAGATGCTGAGCTACTTCTATGGCCAGGGCTATTCCATCTGCTAAGAACTGATGAGGCCAACTCAGGTACTTCTCTGGGGGCTGAAGTCCTAAGCTCTGTTGTTTGCCCTTCTGTGTTCCCCAGGCCCCAAAACCAGAAAGAGGACAGGGAGTGCAGGAAAACATTTCGCTGAGAAGGTTACTAAGACTCTTAATTCAAGCAAGAAGTGACAAAGATTAGTTTTAAGCTGACTCAAATCTTAGGTCTGTACAGGTCTGTATGGCAACAAGCCTTGCTGGCAGGACTGCTTGGTGTTCCTTGTCTCCTTGTACAGCTGCTCAGCAGGGCATCTCCTAGACAGTCTGAGCACAACTCAGTGGCTGTGGCGGGAATTGGGATGGAGCAGTTTGGAGCATGGCATTCTCCTTTGAGCTCAGCAAGCCTGACGCAGTGCTGAGGATGTTTGTGTTGGCAGTGGGGGCGATCACTCAAGATCTTCTCTAAACATTTCTCACTTTCAAGAGAAGTCATCTGAACTTATTTTGGGCCTTCCTGTCCTTTTCCTACTTTGCTAGAAGTTGTGGGGAACACCGTTAGAAACAAAACGGaggttttcaaaatgttttttttcccccctatctGTCAGACATGCCAGAGAGTGGTTGTGTGTTTAAATAAAGCATGGTAACAATTCATCCTGCCTGAAAATCCAGTTAGTGGTGTAGGTGACAGGGAGAGTCAATCCAGATGTTATTGGGCTGTATTTTTAACACTTAAGCAGAGAAGAAACCTTGCACTGATTTTGTTCCAGGATCAAATGTCGTCGCTGTGTGAATGGCCACCAAGTACGGCCACCTCCTGAAGGGTCTGACTGCACCTCTGACCTCTCCCAGTGGAACCACTCTGCTGATAAGCGGGGCCTGCAGGACTCTGTGCTGAAGGCTGCATGGGATGCTGCTGTCACCTTCACTTTTCATCACCACTCCCATGAGGAGCAGCGAGGGATTCCCTAACAGGTTACTGTCCCCTGTGGGGGCGAGGGCAGGCTGCTGTGCAGTCTTTAATCCCTTTCGAGGAAAGGGGCAGTGGGTAGCAGAACAATGCTGGATTTGTTGTGTGGCGATGGGGCAGCAGAACAGCATGGGTCCTGAGAGGCTGGAAGGCCCTTAGCATTGGTCagtttctgctgcagcagcagtgagttCATCACTTTGTGTCTGCTGCTGTGTCTTACACCTGAGAAACAGCATACTGGGAATAACTAGAGCTTGTGTGCTTGATCAGATTCAGTGCTGGTTCTTGTGCTGTGCCTCCTACTCAGCAAAAAATCTGCCTTCAGGTTTATGATAAGCCTGCAGTTTTAGAGCACTTGATATGCAGTCACATTTTTTATTGGTAGCTGTGACTTACAgcttcatttgaaaatgtgcagGTTCCATTTCTGTCACAAAACGTGAACCTTAGTTTATTATTCAGGATCAAGAGAATCTGTGCCAAAAACATCCTCAGCTTTTATGTTAAGCATCTCACCTTAACACGTAGACAGTGGGAAATCTGGCTCCATTTTGGTCactacatttttaaaactacttGCTGTATTATGGGTGGGATCCCCACATCTGGCAAAGTGTTTTAACTAAATCACATTAAAACCCAGTAATAAAATTCAAACTTCAGTATGAGtcttaattctgtttttattataaaaatgttacaaaaaaaaccccaactaTTCAAagcctctgaaaaaaaaagatgcagacaGTAGATAGGGGCAAGATGAGTCATTTTCCCAGATACCTTGATAAATGATTGCTAAGAAACAGCAGAGTACTTTGTATGCAACTTTTTTTATAAGGTAAACAAAAGGTTGAAGGAGatctaagtttttttttccctcctcattTTAAGTGGAGGGAGAAGTTCTTATTTGAAGGATCACAGGCTAACAGAATGGCTGATGTTGAAAGGGATGTCTCGATATCCTCCTCTTCAATCCCAGTGCTCAGAAGCTGCATCACCTAGATGTGCTGGTCAGGGTCCGTGTTCAGACAGCTTTTAAGTGTCTCTAGGAGTGGAGATATTTATGGATATGACATTGGGTAAACCAACATGAAACCTGTACAAAAACCCTGGTCCAGAGGTCTGCAGGATATCATAGAAACTTGTTTAGTGTGTCTGTCCCAGTTAAATGGAGAAATACCCAAATGGTCACCTATATCACTTCACTGTGTACCTCTTGAGAGGAACAGAAAAGCGACAAGAACTGTTCCCTGCTTgaactgggaaaagaaaacccCCCATCTGTGCTAAGTTTTAGTGGCTATGGACTGAAGTGTTTTAGTTCAAGCTGATCAGCTTTCTCTTGCCCTGTGTCCTTTACATGACACTGATGTAGTCAGCAAAGGCCTGAGAAGAGTCCCATGAGTCATTGACCACGCTGCACACTGCTCTGAGACGCCGAAGTGCTTCTTGAGCTGTTTCAGCATCCTGATCCAGCCAATTTTGAAAGAGCCTTAAGTGGGTGAACTGAATCTTCCCCCCTCTCTGCTGGATGTAGCCTTCCAGCTTCTTTGTGAATTCCAGGAGCCCATCAGGTTTGATGCAATTTGagctgcaaaagaagaaaaagaaa of Meleagris gallopavo isolate NT-WF06-2002-E0010 breed Aviagen turkey brand Nicholas breeding stock chromosome 10, Turkey_5.1, whole genome shotgun sequence contains these proteins:
- the LOC104912460 gene encoding DNA repair and recombination protein RAD54-like, giving the protein MVKGWTKYRTKNHIQFLLPPFSNEFSAVNLEGKTEQMTTNAWQINVYTSDFHFPPCRCLIRRTSDILSKYLPVKIEQVVCCRLTPLQAELYKNFLKQAKPVEELKEGKINVSSLSSITSLKKLCNHPALIYDKCVEEEEGFMGALDLFPAGYSTKSVEPQLSGKMLVLDYILAVTKSTSNDKVVLVSNYTQTLDLFEKLCRNRRYLYVRLDGTMSIKKRAKVVERFNSPSSPEFIFMLSSKAGGCGLNLIGANRLVMFDPDWNPANDEQAMARVWRDGQKKTCYIYRLLSTGTIEEKIFQRQTHKKALSSCVVDEEQDVERHFSLGELKELFALNETTTSDTHDKIKCRRCVNGHQVRPPPEGSDCTSDLSQWNHSADKRGLQDSVLKAAWDAAVTFTFHHHSHEEQRGIP
- the LOC100550348 gene encoding leucine-rich repeat-containing protein 41; translation: MLQEITFSFCRLFESCTAEFLSEIINTVKRNSSLKSLKLPGNRLGNHRLVALADIFSEDSSSSLCQLDVSSNCIKPDGLLEFTKKLEGYIQQRGGKIQFTHLRLFQNWLDQDAETAQEALRRLRAVCSVVNDSWDSSQAFADYISVM